Proteins from one Canis lupus familiaris isolate Mischka breed German Shepherd chromosome 26, alternate assembly UU_Cfam_GSD_1.0, whole genome shotgun sequence genomic window:
- the WSB2 gene encoding WD repeat and SOCS box-containing protein 2 isoform X1 yields MAGAAHFRLDEEEDAEEPLLLAELKPGRPHQFDWKSSCETWSVAFSPDGSWFAWSQGHCIVKLIPWPLEEQFIPKGFEAKSRSSKNDTKGRGSPKEKTLDCGQIVWGLAFSPWPSPPSRKLWARHHPQVPDISCLILATGLNDGQIKIWEVQTGLLLLNLSGHQDVVRDLSFTPSGSLILVSASRDKTLRIWDLNKHGKQIQVLSGHLQWVYCCSISPDCSMLCSAAGEKSVFLWSMRSYTLIRKLEGHQSSVVSCDFSPDSALLVTASYDTNVIMWDPYTGERLRLLHHTQLDPPMDDSDVHISSLRSVCFSPEGLYLATVADDRLLRIWALELKTPIAFAPMTNGLCCTFFPHGGVIATGTRDGHVQFWTAPRVLSSLKHLCRKALRSFLTTYQVLALPIPKKMKEFLTYRTF; encoded by the exons ATGGCGGGTGCTGCACATTTTCGCCTtgatgaggaggaggatgctG AGGAACCGCTGCTGCTTGCTGAGCTCAAGCCCGGGCGCCCCCATCAGTTTGATTGGAAGTCGAGCTGTGAGACCTGGAGTGTCGCCTTCTCCCCAGATGGTTCCTGGTTCGCTTGGTCTCAAGGACACTGCATCGTCAAGCTGATCCCCTGGCCGCTGGAGGAGCAGTT CATCCCTAAAGGGTTTGAAGCCAAAAGCCGAAGCAGCAAAAATGATACAAAAGGACGAGGCAGCCCGAAGGAGAAGACTTTGGATTGTGGGCAGATTGTCTGGGGTTTGGCCTTTAGCCCGTGGCCTTCTCCACCTAGCAGGAAGCTTTGGGCACGCCACCATCCCCAAGTGCCGGACATCTCTTGCCTAATCCTTGCTACAGGCCTCAATGATGGGCAGATCAAGATTTGGGAGGTGCAGACAG GGCTCCTGCTTTTGAATCTTTCTGGCCACCAAGATGTTGTGAGAGATCTGAGCTTCACACCCAGTGGCAGTTTGATTTTGGTCTCGGCATCTCGGGATAAGACTCTTCGCATCTGGGACCTGAATAAACATG GTAAACAGATTCAGGTGTTATCGGGCCACCTGCAGTGGGTTTACTGCTGCTCCATCTCCCCCGACTGCAGCATGCTGTGCTCTGCAGCTGGAGAGAAGTCG GTGTTTCTATGGAGCATGCGATCCTACACATTAATCCGGAAGCTAGAGGGCCACCAAAGCAGTGTTGTGTCTTGTGACTTCTCCCCTGACTCCGCCTTGCTTGTCACCGCTTCTTATGATACCAATGTGATCATGTGGGACCCCTATACTGGCGAGAGGCTGAGGTTACTCCA CCACACGCAACTTGACCCCCCCATGGATGACAGCGACGTCCACATTAGCTCCCTGAGATCTGTGTGCTTCTCTCCTGAAGGCTTGTACCTCGCCACAGTGGCAGATGACAG ACTCCTCAGGATCTGGGCCCTGGAACTGAAAACTCCAATTGCATTTGCTCCTATGACCAATGGTCTTTGCTGCACATTTTTTCCACATGGTGGAGTTATTGCCACAGG GACAAGGGATGGCCACGTCCAGTTCTGGACAGCTCCTCGGGTCCTGTCCTCACTGAAGCACTTATGCCGAAAAGCCCTTCGAAGTTTCCTGACCACCTACCAAGTGCTAGCACTGCCGAtccccaagaaaatgaaagagttcCTCACATACAGGACTTTTTAA
- the WSB2 gene encoding WD repeat and SOCS box-containing protein 2 isoform X3, producing MEAGEEPLLLAELKPGRPHQFDWKSSCETWSVAFSPDGSWFAWSQGHCIVKLIPWPLEEQFIPKGFEAKSRSSKNDTKGRGSPKEKTLDCGQIVWGLAFSPWPSPPSRKLWARHHPQVPDISCLILATGLNDGQIKIWEVQTGLLLLNLSGHQDVVRDLSFTPSGSLILVSASRDKTLRIWDLNKHGKQIQVLSGHLQWVYCCSISPDCSMLCSAAGEKSVFLWSMRSYTLIRKLEGHQSSVVSCDFSPDSALLVTASYDTNVIMWDPYTGERLRLLHHTQLDPPMDDSDVHISSLRSVCFSPEGLYLATVADDRLLRIWALELKTPIAFAPMTNGLCCTFFPHGGVIATGTRDGHVQFWTAPRVLSSLKHLCRKALRSFLTTYQVLALPIPKKMKEFLTYRTF from the exons ATGGAGGCCGGAG AGGAACCGCTGCTGCTTGCTGAGCTCAAGCCCGGGCGCCCCCATCAGTTTGATTGGAAGTCGAGCTGTGAGACCTGGAGTGTCGCCTTCTCCCCAGATGGTTCCTGGTTCGCTTGGTCTCAAGGACACTGCATCGTCAAGCTGATCCCCTGGCCGCTGGAGGAGCAGTT CATCCCTAAAGGGTTTGAAGCCAAAAGCCGAAGCAGCAAAAATGATACAAAAGGACGAGGCAGCCCGAAGGAGAAGACTTTGGATTGTGGGCAGATTGTCTGGGGTTTGGCCTTTAGCCCGTGGCCTTCTCCACCTAGCAGGAAGCTTTGGGCACGCCACCATCCCCAAGTGCCGGACATCTCTTGCCTAATCCTTGCTACAGGCCTCAATGATGGGCAGATCAAGATTTGGGAGGTGCAGACAG GGCTCCTGCTTTTGAATCTTTCTGGCCACCAAGATGTTGTGAGAGATCTGAGCTTCACACCCAGTGGCAGTTTGATTTTGGTCTCGGCATCTCGGGATAAGACTCTTCGCATCTGGGACCTGAATAAACATG GTAAACAGATTCAGGTGTTATCGGGCCACCTGCAGTGGGTTTACTGCTGCTCCATCTCCCCCGACTGCAGCATGCTGTGCTCTGCAGCTGGAGAGAAGTCG GTGTTTCTATGGAGCATGCGATCCTACACATTAATCCGGAAGCTAGAGGGCCACCAAAGCAGTGTTGTGTCTTGTGACTTCTCCCCTGACTCCGCCTTGCTTGTCACCGCTTCTTATGATACCAATGTGATCATGTGGGACCCCTATACTGGCGAGAGGCTGAGGTTACTCCA CCACACGCAACTTGACCCCCCCATGGATGACAGCGACGTCCACATTAGCTCCCTGAGATCTGTGTGCTTCTCTCCTGAAGGCTTGTACCTCGCCACAGTGGCAGATGACAG ACTCCTCAGGATCTGGGCCCTGGAACTGAAAACTCCAATTGCATTTGCTCCTATGACCAATGGTCTTTGCTGCACATTTTTTCCACATGGTGGAGTTATTGCCACAGG GACAAGGGATGGCCACGTCCAGTTCTGGACAGCTCCTCGGGTCCTGTCCTCACTGAAGCACTTATGCCGAAAAGCCCTTCGAAGTTTCCTGACCACCTACCAAGTGCTAGCACTGCCGAtccccaagaaaatgaaagagttcCTCACATACAGGACTTTTTAA
- the WSB2 gene encoding WD repeat and SOCS box-containing protein 2 isoform X2 — protein MKRRCQSWKGMPEEPLLLAELKPGRPHQFDWKSSCETWSVAFSPDGSWFAWSQGHCIVKLIPWPLEEQFIPKGFEAKSRSSKNDTKGRGSPKEKTLDCGQIVWGLAFSPWPSPPSRKLWARHHPQVPDISCLILATGLNDGQIKIWEVQTGLLLLNLSGHQDVVRDLSFTPSGSLILVSASRDKTLRIWDLNKHGKQIQVLSGHLQWVYCCSISPDCSMLCSAAGEKSVFLWSMRSYTLIRKLEGHQSSVVSCDFSPDSALLVTASYDTNVIMWDPYTGERLRLLHHTQLDPPMDDSDVHISSLRSVCFSPEGLYLATVADDRLLRIWALELKTPIAFAPMTNGLCCTFFPHGGVIATGTRDGHVQFWTAPRVLSSLKHLCRKALRSFLTTYQVLALPIPKKMKEFLTYRTF, from the exons ATGAAGAGAAGGTGCCAGTCATGGAAGGGTATGCCAG AGGAACCGCTGCTGCTTGCTGAGCTCAAGCCCGGGCGCCCCCATCAGTTTGATTGGAAGTCGAGCTGTGAGACCTGGAGTGTCGCCTTCTCCCCAGATGGTTCCTGGTTCGCTTGGTCTCAAGGACACTGCATCGTCAAGCTGATCCCCTGGCCGCTGGAGGAGCAGTT CATCCCTAAAGGGTTTGAAGCCAAAAGCCGAAGCAGCAAAAATGATACAAAAGGACGAGGCAGCCCGAAGGAGAAGACTTTGGATTGTGGGCAGATTGTCTGGGGTTTGGCCTTTAGCCCGTGGCCTTCTCCACCTAGCAGGAAGCTTTGGGCACGCCACCATCCCCAAGTGCCGGACATCTCTTGCCTAATCCTTGCTACAGGCCTCAATGATGGGCAGATCAAGATTTGGGAGGTGCAGACAG GGCTCCTGCTTTTGAATCTTTCTGGCCACCAAGATGTTGTGAGAGATCTGAGCTTCACACCCAGTGGCAGTTTGATTTTGGTCTCGGCATCTCGGGATAAGACTCTTCGCATCTGGGACCTGAATAAACATG GTAAACAGATTCAGGTGTTATCGGGCCACCTGCAGTGGGTTTACTGCTGCTCCATCTCCCCCGACTGCAGCATGCTGTGCTCTGCAGCTGGAGAGAAGTCG GTGTTTCTATGGAGCATGCGATCCTACACATTAATCCGGAAGCTAGAGGGCCACCAAAGCAGTGTTGTGTCTTGTGACTTCTCCCCTGACTCCGCCTTGCTTGTCACCGCTTCTTATGATACCAATGTGATCATGTGGGACCCCTATACTGGCGAGAGGCTGAGGTTACTCCA CCACACGCAACTTGACCCCCCCATGGATGACAGCGACGTCCACATTAGCTCCCTGAGATCTGTGTGCTTCTCTCCTGAAGGCTTGTACCTCGCCACAGTGGCAGATGACAG ACTCCTCAGGATCTGGGCCCTGGAACTGAAAACTCCAATTGCATTTGCTCCTATGACCAATGGTCTTTGCTGCACATTTTTTCCACATGGTGGAGTTATTGCCACAGG GACAAGGGATGGCCACGTCCAGTTCTGGACAGCTCCTCGGGTCCTGTCCTCACTGAAGCACTTATGCCGAAAAGCCCTTCGAAGTTTCCTGACCACCTACCAAGTGCTAGCACTGCCGAtccccaagaaaatgaaagagttcCTCACATACAGGACTTTTTAA